Proteins encoded together in one Pseudomonas sp. ADAK13 window:
- a CDS encoding SAM-dependent methyltransferase, with protein MSVATPYFDELFAGNDDPWAFRQRWYERRKRALTLAALTRPRYASIFEPGCANGELSFELATRCDRLLCCDTAQAAVSLAQARLLGFSHATVQQSRLPDQWPSETFELIVLSELCYYLDPKDFDGLIDRALASLTPDGQILACHWRPPIEGCPQTAEQVHARLGQRLGMPPLIQHHESDFLLDLWSRDGTTVATLEGLR; from the coding sequence ATGAGCGTCGCCACGCCCTACTTCGATGAGCTGTTTGCCGGCAACGACGACCCCTGGGCGTTTCGCCAACGCTGGTACGAACGCCGCAAGCGGGCACTGACCCTTGCAGCGCTGACCCGGCCGCGCTACGCCTCGATCTTTGAACCCGGCTGCGCCAACGGTGAGCTGAGCTTCGAGCTGGCCACGCGCTGCGACCGCCTGCTGTGCTGTGACACCGCGCAGGCCGCCGTCAGCCTGGCACAGGCACGGTTGCTCGGTTTCAGCCATGCCACGGTGCAGCAGAGCCGCTTGCCGGACCAGTGGCCCAGCGAGACGTTCGAGCTGATTGTGCTCAGCGAGCTGTGCTACTACCTCGACCCGAAGGACTTCGACGGGCTGATCGATCGCGCCCTCGCCTCGCTGACGCCTGACGGACAGATCCTCGCCTGCCACTGGCGACCGCCCATCGAAGGCTGCCCGCAAACGGCGGAACAGGTGCATGCGCGCCTCGGACAACGCCTGGGCATGCCGCCTTTGATACAGCATCACGAAAGCGATTTTCTACTGGACCTGTGGAGCCGTGACGGCACCACGGTTGCAACCTTGGAGGGACTGCGATGA
- a CDS encoding PIG-L deacetylase family protein — MKPAPLTDSRRGPAQIWNSAPQLAQIPAINPATLVPEGSRVVVIAPHPGDEVIACGGLLQLLSTREYALQLISITDGSASHPGSTVWPAKRLSVVRPQESVEALRRLGVPLHSLKWIRGGFADNALAAREQQMSQFIARYLQPGDVVFTTWRNDGNDDHDAVGRAAAKACAVKGVHLHELPIWAWHWPVRETAAIPWQRARKVRLDTWSVARKLHAAHAYASQLAGDPEIGLAPILAQVLLERMREPYEIVFL; from the coding sequence ATGAAACCTGCACCGTTAACCGACAGCCGCCGGGGCCCCGCGCAAATCTGGAACAGCGCCCCGCAACTCGCGCAAATCCCTGCTATCAACCCCGCAACCCTGGTGCCCGAAGGCAGCCGCGTAGTCGTCATCGCCCCGCATCCCGGCGACGAAGTGATCGCCTGTGGCGGCCTGCTGCAATTGCTCAGCACCCGCGAATACGCCCTGCAACTGATCTCCATCACCGACGGCAGTGCCAGCCATCCGGGCTCTACCGTGTGGCCGGCCAAGCGCTTGAGCGTGGTCCGTCCCCAGGAAAGTGTCGAGGCGCTGCGACGGCTCGGTGTGCCCCTGCACAGCCTGAAATGGATTCGCGGCGGCTTTGCCGACAACGCCCTGGCCGCGCGGGAACAGCAAATGAGCCAGTTCATTGCGCGCTACCTGCAACCCGGCGACGTGGTGTTCACTACCTGGCGCAACGACGGCAACGACGACCATGACGCCGTCGGCCGCGCCGCCGCCAAAGCCTGCGCGGTCAAGGGCGTGCACCTGCACGAGCTGCCGATCTGGGCGTGGCACTGGCCGGTCCGGGAAACTGCCGCCATCCCCTGGCAACGCGCCCGCAAGGTCAGGCTCGACACCTGGAGCGTCGCCCGCAAGCTGCATGCTGCCCACGCCTATGCCAGCCAATTGGCCGGTGACCCGGAAATCGGCCTGGCGCCGATCCTCGCGCAGGTGCTGCTGGAACGGATGCGCGAACCGTACGAGATCGTGTTCCTGTAG
- a CDS encoding glycosyltransferase, with protein MIGILIPVHNEETLLPECLKAAMVAASHPGLLGEEVQILAVLDSCSDRSALIAREYQVHSLEVQARNVGHVRGVAARHLLNNGARWISCTDADSRVAPDWLVAQLALGVDAVCGTVTVNAWSEGFDPAAQIRYHQAYEARDGHRHIHGANLGVSAGAYVRAGGFEPLPCHEDVELVRQLERCGASIAWSHSPQVITSARLDCRAQGGFGDYLKSLMQAS; from the coding sequence ATGATCGGCATCCTGATACCCGTGCACAACGAAGAAACACTACTGCCTGAATGCCTGAAAGCCGCGATGGTCGCGGCCAGTCATCCGGGCCTGCTGGGTGAAGAGGTGCAGATTCTGGCGGTGCTCGACAGCTGCAGCGATCGCAGCGCCCTCATCGCCCGCGAATACCAGGTGCACAGCCTTGAAGTGCAGGCGCGGAACGTGGGACACGTGCGCGGCGTGGCCGCGCGGCACTTGCTGAACAACGGCGCGCGCTGGATTTCCTGCACCGACGCCGACAGCCGCGTGGCTCCCGATTGGCTGGTGGCGCAACTGGCCCTGGGGGTGGACGCGGTGTGTGGCACGGTGACGGTGAACGCCTGGAGCGAAGGCTTCGACCCGGCGGCACAGATCCGCTATCACCAGGCCTATGAGGCGCGGGACGGGCATCGGCATATTCATGGCGCCAACCTCGGCGTGAGCGCTGGTGCGTACGTGCGAGCCGGCGGTTTCGAACCCCTGCCGTGCCATGAAGACGTCGAGCTGGTGCGCCAGCTGGAGCGCTGCGGCGCGTCCATTGCCTGGAGCCACTCGCCCCAGGTGATCACCAGCGCCCGCCTGGATTGCCGCGCCCAGGGCGGCTTTGGGGATTACCTCAAGAGCCTGATGCAGGCCTCCTGA